In the Arachis hypogaea cultivar Tifrunner chromosome 20, arahy.Tifrunner.gnm2.J5K5, whole genome shotgun sequence genome, AGATGGAAGTGTTGTAATTTGATGCACATTTGGTGTTGTTAGCctataaataatgaaattaaaaaaagtttaaagGTATAGAATCTGTTAGAAGGGTAATAAGTATGGGTGATTAAAGAAGGGagcatatataaataaaaatataacacaagtatcacaactagaaaatggattaatacagacagatttatagacggatttagtctttattacagacgaatttttggttactgacgaaattaccgacggatttgtccctctgtaaaagccccgtcggaaattatttaccgatagATTTTTTTCCGTCGAAAAATTACAAACGGATTTTTAcaagttaccgacggattttccctctgtaaattttctatccatttcccaaaggcgacgaactttctgacggatttttcgtctgtaattacagacggattttccgtctgtaaatTTTTCAACGGATTtatcgtctgtaattacagacgaattaattacagatggatttttcaatagattttccgtctgtaatttgaatCTTGGAAAACCATCTTAcactctgattacagacagaaaatccgtctgtaaatctatcggtaaggtaaaataatttttttcctattacaaaaataaacctgtttttatacaaaataaatataaatttaataaatacaattttttttatctattttgtatttgaatatttataatatttcaaaaaataaacaaattcatcgtattatcaaactaaaagaaaagtactataaacaagcaagttaatataattcaaaacataaacaaagtgtattaatacatcaactataatattaagtaacaaccatacatcaaagtgtgttgatacatcaactataattcatcacaaataaatatttaattacactacaaaaaatttaatctttaccGACAAATATTTAGCGGCCATATTAATATAGCTATAATTTCTCTTGTTAAATGACTTTTTTCCCGGCAAATAAATAACTGCCTTTAATACTTCATTTGTAGCGGCAATTACATGAATGGCCACTAACTAATTATTAACTTTGCCGGTAGTTCTTCTTCTTTCAatccttttttaattattttaattataaagaaTATCACTTTCACCGTTGAAGCCATTTTCTCATTTCTCACATTTCATCCCTCTTTACTGTATCAGTGCCTCCATCACCTCACTTTGCTATTGCAACCTCTTCATTTCGCCGTCGCTGccatctcctcctcttcctcacaCCAAGTTCTACACCGAACGACTCAAGTAACATTCTTGGCTACCACCTCATCCTCAATCTGCGTTGGTTGTCGCTAGTTCATGTCACAGTCTCTGTCGATGGCTTGTAGCCTTATGTGGTGGTTTCTATCACCGCCTCTGTCATACATTATGATCTCTAGTTTCAGTTCGCACCTCAGTAACCTTTTCATCGATCTCTTATTCAATTGTGGTTCcttatttgagaaattctcattttctagggtttatgtGATTCATGCTAACTAATACATTCTTGCATATCATCATGCACCAATTTTTATGCTCCAGgagaaattaatttgaaatttggATTTGCTAGTGTGAGGCTGGCTTTAGGCTCAGTGAATTTGCATACTCACCATTTCGGTCCTCCTTTAAAGATGTCAACCATGGCACCTGAAACATACAAGGAGGCAGTCCTTCAGGCAAAAGAACATATTAAGGCAGGGGATATTCACTTTGGTAGTGGaaaaattccagccttgtttctTGCATTCTGTTAATCTATAATCTCCTCCTCTATTGGTTGCTGTTTTGTTTGTTATCAGTTTTGAATTTCATTCTTGCTCTGTTTTTTAGATGttctccaaaaaattttaattaatataaataattataattatttttgtaaatgAAAGTGGAGAACAGAATAATGAGGATTTAAAGAAGAGTGAAGTGACAACATGTGACACCTTTCCCTTCTTATTAAGTCAAGATTGATGATCAGAGTCAATTTAACCCTCCAGAAAAGTGCACCATTAATTGAATCATGCAAAGTCCAAGATGAAATATACATGAGTTTTGCTGTTTGGTGTGACTTGTGGACTTAACTGATCCAGTCAAGTACTTTTTCCAGGCCTAGTTGCAGTTTCAGAAGGGGAGAAAAATATGTAAGTAAGATCATTCTTGAATCCTATGTTAAGGAAACTATTGCTTTAGACACACACTAATGTCTCCCAACATTTTCATTAGGCATCTACTGTTTTAAACTCAATTATTGTACTGTCAAATATGTCTATCATTATTGAATCAATTGGGATCTATCTATGGCCAAAAATCATGTGAGTTTTAATGTAATGTAGGACTCAGTTTCATTAATTATAGTTGTTTTCTtattggttttttttcttttcatagttGTAGAGAGGCAAAGGAGAACCAAAACCCCATTATAGTAATGGCAGAGGATAAGGGATTCTCTGTCTTGGATAATAGATTTGGGTATGACAAGAAGAGTGACACTGATACTATGTATCCTATGTATTTTGGTGTTTCTTGTGTGTTTTTTGCACTCCAAGCACTCACAAAATCACATGTTGAGGTTGAAAAATGGAGTGAAATCCGTGACAGCATACTCCAAGGGAGTGCACAACTGCTTGGGTTGATTGTGTGGAAGGTTCAGAAAGGGGTTCCGGATGGAGAAGAATATAGGTCTTCAAGCTCAGGAATGCTGAGAGGGAGATTAAGAATCTCAAGAAGATGAGGCATGAGGATGCAAAGGCCAATGAGAAAGTTGTGGGGATCTTTGCTACACAGGAGCATAGTTGGTTGCATGAAAGGCGAAAACTTCGGCAGCACATTGGGGCTCTGATGAATGAGCTGAGagtgtttgaaaagaaaaaggatgagGCTGTCTCTGAAATGAGCCAAAAATTGAAGGAAATAGAGGATTTGCTGGAGTCCAGGGACAAAGTAATTCAAGAAGGGGAGCAGAAGAGGAAGGAGTTGGAGGAAAATCTTGCAAAGGCTGAAAGGGAAGCAGAAGAATTGAGAGAATCTGTTAAGCTTGAAGCTCAGGAACACTCCTCTGATCTCAGGAAGCACAAAACTGTCTTTATTGAGCTGGTGTCAAACCAACAGCAGCTAGAAGCGGAGCTTGGCCACGCCATGAAGCAGTTGGAGGCTGCAAAGCAGGAGCTCGGTTCAGTCTTGGAGAAGAAGGAGGAGTCAGAATTGTTGGCCCAAAAATTGTCTATTGAGATTGTATTTTGGTTGAACTTTTGCATTTGTGTCTTTATGCATCTGACCTGTTCGACGAAATGCTTCATCCATCTAAGGAAATCAAGGTAAACCTTTATGCTTATTCCTTTGAGTCTCTATCTTAGTGTATGTTAAGTTTCAATTTTAGGGTTTGTGTAATCATGAAATTCTTATTCATTTGTTTGTAAACTTAATATTTGTCTTGCAATATAGTTTGAGTCATGAAAATGTAAAAGCTTATTACGAGAAAGAATAAGGTGTTACATATATTCCTAATTTATATGTTCAATCAATCCTCTACTGCTGTGTGTAATAATTCTTttgtacttttattttaattcttaaaagCAAATCATTGTTTCTTATCCTAATAATAGGTAAGAGATATAAAGGTAGCATATAGGATTGAATTGAATAGGAAAGTTTATTATTACTATAGCTAACTAGTTTATTATGTAATTGAAGTTAAAATGAACAAAACTTGAAATAAAATAGTTATGCAGACTTCAAACACGTTTGCTTTGCTTCATTTGATTTGGAGCTTTGACTATAAATAGAACAATGCAAAATGCTTTTGGTTAGTTGAGTGACGTGTTTCTTCTAGCTTTTATATGGATTTTTCAGATAGACATAGAAATCAAATCCTACAGAATGCTATTAGTTATTTGACATGGTATTGTACCTTTTCTCTCATATATTTCAGGGTAAATTCAACTCCGGTAAATCAACGGTGATTAATGCACTTCTTGGGGAAAGATACCTGAAAGAGGGAGTTGTTCCAACTACTAATGAGAAAGAAGTAATTCGGTTAATTTCTTGATTCTGTTCTATTTCTTCCTTGTCCTGTACGAATATCACAATTTTTATATTATAGACTTGCATAATATATTTATCCAATTGTATGTGCTCTGAGTAATTCTTTTACATTCTTTTTTAAAACAGATGACAATTGTTGATACGCTTGGAACTAATGTGATTCTTCAGAGGCAACAACGTCTCACAGAGGAATTCGTACCATGCGCTGACTTGTGACACAAGATTGCCGATATGCCAAGCAGGACTTAGCTGCAATTGTCAATAGTGTAAATGATTTTGCAATGGATATGGAAACTGAGAGCCTTTCTTGGAGGAGACAAACTTCTTCTTTGGTAATTAGTATGTTTTaagttcataatttttttaatcatgacAATTTGTTTCCCTCTTAATTGATTTGCTATTGGTATGCTGTGGGATATTACCAGATTGAGACTACAAAATCACGTGCTATGGAGCTCATTGAATCTACTTTACTATTGTCAAATCTTGATATTGTCAAATCTCTTACCAATTTTCCGTAGGAGTTAAGGCTGTGACATCCTTTTCTTCAAATTCCAGCTTTCTCACAAGCTGATATCGTCCCTCAAGCTTCACTTGGTCCAATAATAATGGTAATGAAGGCATATATTATTAGTTGTatgctttatatattttttaggattctttaaattttttatatgtataaattaaagTTTTCAAACGCTAAGTAGTTCTTTATTTACACATATATTTTAATCTGCatagtttttataataatatacacTCATTTTTCAACAATTTTAGGTTGTAAAAAGCAAGTTCTTATAGCTAACTTGTATAGGTTTATCTGGCTACAGGGAGTGCAATGAATAAGGGTCGGGCAGGGAGAAGGGATTGCTAAAGTTTTTCTGAGcattattttattactttcttttttccaCTGCCATCACTTTAATTCTGACGTATACAGTTATCATGAGGGAACAAACTATATACGTAAGCCCAAATTCAAATACATGTTCTGTGAAAAGCTTTCATAACATAAAGATATTTGTTCAAGCTTGGAAGTGATTTTAGCTTTGATTGAATGGTGTTACTGTTTATTACTTTCTGTTAAAACTGAGATGCAGAACTAGCTAGGATAGGATGTGGATTGATGAAAGATAGTATTGGTTATTTAGATGTATAATCTGATTTGTTTCTTATCTGCATGTGGCTCTTGTCATATTTTGCTGAAGAGTGTTCTGATTGAACCAACAAGTAGAAATACTAGCATCGGATTAGCTTTCATGGCCGTAGCCAAGGGTTACAAGGTCAAAATTACAATGCCTGCTTCAATGAGTCTCGAAAGGAGAATCACTATACTAGCATCGGATTAGCTTTCATGGCCGTAGCCAAGGGTTACAAGGTCAAAATTACAATGCCTGCTTCAATGAGTCTCGAAAGGAGAATCACTCTGTTGGCTTTCGGGGCTGAGTTGGTTCTGACAGACCCTGTAAAGGGAATGAAGAGATTGTGGCTAAGACTTCCAATTCCTACATGCCTCAGCAATTTGTGTATATAATGTAGATTTACTCTTAAATCCTCTTTTTCTTGTAGTATTTGTGttgtttaaatttgtattatgttttattacttttcaagagaaagttttgtataaatattttgaatttaataaaatattttattttgtaataattaattttagtatatttatattatgtacaataataataattgttggtaaaaatttgaaattttagaaaaaggaTAGGTTGTTATTTCTAAAAGAGtgagtataattaaaaaatttttaagattttagcggcaatagtaatggcaactaaaagtgaataacataattttagaattatttttagtggccatataaattgtcGGTAAAATGGGTTTTGGCGGCAATAGTAATTGCcactaaaagtgaataacattgCAATATTAGAATTACTTTTAGgggccatataaattgccaaaAAAATGGCCGCTAAAACTTATATACTTTTTGCGGCCATTAAAAAGGTTTTTACCGGCAAATGTTATAATTGCCGCTAAAACCTTTTAGCGGCGAAGCATAAGACGGCTAATGTCTAATTGCCGGTAAATGTATTAGCGGCTATTTTTGTTGCcgctaaaagcaaaataaatggccgctaaaagtGATTATTTTTGTAGTGTTAAAAGAGCATGTAATCAAATCTTATGGAATAAGAAATCTCTTAGCGTGTATATTTGCCAAGCCAAGCCAAGCTAAACAAATTGCTAGATGTTTTTAGTGCCGAGATGTAATGAATTTTGGTTTTTCTCAGTTGAACTATTAGAGAAGAATAATTTATATTTCTCATCATCCACTGCTTTTTGTTGCCTTAGTTCTCTTTCTAAGCCATAGGCAAGAGAATCATCAACTTGAACTCGAGATAAAACAGAGTTGATCCTGTCAACGGCCGCAAAAGCTCCTCGGAGACCCCCAAAGGTATTAACCAGTCCTTGAACCTAAATGATATAATATCAGAAAGTCAAGTAAAGATCAAGAGATAAGATGAAATAAATAACAAGTCACAACTTAATTTCCTTACGGCAAATGTTAAAGTGAAAGTATATCCAATAAAAGATGCCATAGCTCCGACAGAGAGCTCACCCTGAGAACAGAAACTAAAGcaacttaaaaatattattttaatggtTGAACTTGTTGCAAAAGAAACAGTGAGAGAGAAATAATAATTAGAGGTGTCAAGCCTTTCACAACAAAAACCTATTCGTTCTTGAATAATCTTGCCTGTTTAGCAAATGTAAACATCTGCCGCTTTTCACCACCAAAAGATCTTACCtgtaataatttattttactgTTATCAACTGTCTAATACAAATACAAGACTTTACAATGCACAAAGTTACTATAAATTTGAAGTATAAACCATGGAGAACTCACTGTTCGAATAGCAGAAAATGTTTCTGATACACAATCAGCTATTGATGCCTGGGCCAACCCATGTGTTTTGAAAACAGGAAATGTTGATCTCTTGTAGACAGCTTCAGAGAACTAAAAGAATCAGCAGAAGAAAACACAAATTGACAAGCAACACGactcaaaatttttatatatgataCTTTTATATTAATGTATTTCTAATTCAAGCTACAAGAACAAAGAAACAGGTTGAATATGCCCACACTTAATATTAATAAATCACAATACTCttagataataattaaaaaaagaataaaaggatGATGAAGATCAGAAGATAGAGATACGGATATACATACAGGAGTGTGGAGTCTCTAACGGATTCATTGAGATGAGCATGCAACTCCACCTTTGGCACTTTCTTGGTATTGATATCAAAACATGCAACTCTGATTTTTTAGATGAAAACATGAGAAGAAGTGGCACTTTCTTGGTATTGATATCAAAATCATCTTCAGTGTTATCTTTAAAAAAACAaaactctttctttctctttattttttaaaccAGGAGGAAAAAAGAGGAAAGCTCTTTAAGATCGACTATGCAGTAGGCCTTTAATATCGAAATCAAAGTAATTACTAGGGAAGACTTCACAATAAACACtatattttaatatcttttaattcAAATCAGATAAAGCATATCATACTTTATCCAACAATAGAGTAAACTCTCCACTGAGAAAAAAGAGGCATGaacctaagctttaaaattaacaAGTAGTATTACTCGGTCATCATTTTCAATTTGACATAAAATTATCTATCAATCTGCCACCAGTGTCCACATGTTAAAGTGAATCCTGTGATCCCTCAAATAAACTAACTCACCCACAAGTTCAGCTCACAAatcataataacaacaacaatatacAATTTAAATCACAGAAATGtggaaataatatttaatttttttaatattaaattaaatgtcTTTTTTCTATCTTATTGGATTGGACCCAAAAGTCCAAATTATTGTCAACATCCACGTCATATTTCtgacattattttattattttaagttcAACCTTGGGCTTCTATTTTGAAGAAGCTTTCGTTCATGGACCCCCCTCTTATGGCGGCCACCAACACTTGTgtacaaaaacaaaaaagtgccaaattttctttttcaaaagattaAGAAAAGTGTGGCCAAATCAATTCTGAGTCACCTAACTCAAGTTGTTTAGTTGGACTTGTTCTTTCTCCTTCACCtgccaatatatatataaatatatataatataatttgttattatcactaaatagaataaattataaattaatataccTTATTTTCAATCTATTAAGACTTTCAAGTCTTCATACTTGAATTCTTTAATACCTTCTGTTATGCTCTCTCTATGTCATATACCTTTCAATCATTTTCATGTAATtatgggattttttatttaaacagaGTAAGATATAGTGCATGAGCGATTTTATTAAATCACAATATACAATTTCTTCTTTATTACCAAATTAAATACCGACCAAAAAAAAGGTAAAGACTAAAGAACTAATAAAGATGCATGAGAAGTACACCCCTTTTTATGTTTCTGGTACGTTATCCATGTGAAGTTGGTAAAGAGAAGCTAAGTGCAATTTAGGTTTCTTTATTTTGTCTTCAGAATGATTAACATATCTGAAAAAGGTTGGGTGTTATGTAATTTATGtgggtcatatatatatatatatggagccCTGCTCATCACCCTTGCTCATCACCCTTTTCTAATTATATGTTTGTTGCATAGTTCCTTTTATAAATTGAATCATGGCACAACAATATAAGTTTCTGGCATGATCATCACCAAGCTAAGATGGCATTTAAGAAAGTAAATTTTGGTTTCAATCATGGTCTTATCATTGTACACAAGTGGCACTTGTTTATTGAGAAGCAAGGATTAGGGAGAAATTTTACCTCCACTCTCTTATTCAGGATGTCAAGATCACCGCGATTATTGTCAGTTAAAGCACAGTGCCGTACAAGATACTCAATGAACAACTCTCCAGATGAACCAACCAAGTAACAATGTGAAGCCATAACAACAATTAACtacaagaaaagaaggaagaCAGGAAAAACCAAAAGAAAGTGAAGGGTAAGAAACTGTTAGTTCAG is a window encoding:
- the LOC112782573 gene encoding uncharacterized protein isoform X3 is translated as MRHEDAKANEKVVGIFATQEHSWLHERRKLRQHIGALMNELRVFEKKKDEAVSEMSQKLKEIEDLLESRDKVIQEGEQKRKELEENLAKAEREAEELRESVKLEAQEHSSDLRKHKTVFIELVSNQQQLEAELGHAMKQLEAAKQELGSVLEKKEESELLAQKLSIEIVFWLNFCICVFMHLTCSTKCFIHLRKSRVNSTPVNQR
- the LOC112782573 gene encoding uncharacterized protein isoform X2, with the protein product MSQSLSMACSLMWWFLSPPLSYIMISSFREINLKFGFASVRLALGSVNLHTHHFGPPLKMSTMAPETYKEAVLQAKEHIKAGDIHFGLVAVSEGEKNICREAKENQNPIIVMAEDKGFSVLDNRFGYDKKSDTDTMYPMYFGVSCVFFALQALTKSHVEVEKWSEIRDSILQGSAQLLGLIVWKVQKGVPDGEEYRSSSSGMLRGRLRISRR
- the LOC112782572 gene encoding ABC transporter B family member 28 isoform X2, producing the protein MASHCYLVGSSGELFIEYLVRHCALTDNNRGDLDILNKRVEVKEKEQVQLNNLKLHVLISIPRKCQRWSCMLISMNPLETPHSSVYKRSTFPVFKTHGLAQASIADCVSETFSAIRTVRSFGGEKRQMFTFAKQGELSVGAMASFIGYTFTLTFAVQGLVNTFGGLRGAFAAVDRINSVLSRVQVDDSLAYGLERELRQQKAVDDEKYKLFFSNSSTEKNQNSLHLGTKNI
- the LOC112782572 gene encoding uncharacterized protein isoform X1 — its product is MLFEAWHSKILLLIEAVKSLLEEPSLGVRKALSELIVVMASHCYLVGSSGELFIEYLVRHCALTDNNRGDLDILNKRVEVKEKEQVQLNNLKLHVLISIPRKCQRWSCMLISMNPLETPHSSVYKRSTFPVFKTHGLAQASIADCVSETFSAIRTVRSFGGEKRQMFTFAKQGELSVGAMASFIGYTFTLTFAVQGLVNTFGGLRGAFAAVDRINSVLSRVQVDDSLAYGLERELRQQKAVDDEKYKLFFSNSSTEKNQNSLHLGTKNI
- the LOC112782573 gene encoding uncharacterized protein isoform X1, whose translation is MSQSLSMACSLMWWFLSPPLSYIMISSFSSHLREINLKFGFASVRLALGSVNLHTHHFGPPLKMSTMAPETYKEAVLQAKEHIKAGDIHFGLVAVSEGEKNICREAKENQNPIIVMAEDKGFSVLDNRFGYDKKSDTDTMYPMYFGVSCVFFALQALTKSHVEVEKWSEIRDSILQGSAQLLGLIVWKVQKGVPDGEEYRSSSSGMLRGRLRISRR